Proteins found in one Paenibacillus wynnii genomic segment:
- a CDS encoding glycoside hydrolase family 73 protein, with the protein MTKAEFIATITPLAIQSMQRSNVPASLIIAQGALESAWGNSGLTVKANNLFGIKGSGPAGSVTARTTEYVKGKAVKVNAAFRAYNHWGESISDHSEILVNGVSWNRNLYRKVIGASGKTAAREVAAAGYATDPNYAIKLIDIMDRYNLYQYDNQLEGEDEMSVEDKKELADLKAELQELRRALIVLEEHMTLMESRSVMHIPSWAEPAVKAALSAGLLDTPEGGSYDFYRILTVLNRAGLLVEVKEG; encoded by the coding sequence ATGACCAAGGCGGAGTTTATTGCGACGATCACCCCGTTAGCCATACAAAGTATGCAGCGGAGTAATGTTCCTGCATCGTTGATCATAGCCCAAGGTGCTTTGGAATCGGCTTGGGGGAACAGTGGTTTAACGGTTAAGGCTAACAATTTATTTGGAATTAAAGGCAGTGGTCCTGCTGGTAGTGTAACAGCTCGGACTACCGAATATGTGAAGGGTAAGGCAGTTAAAGTGAATGCTGCTTTTCGTGCCTATAATCATTGGGGCGAATCTATTTCGGATCATTCAGAGATTCTTGTAAACGGAGTGTCCTGGAATCGGAATTTGTACAGAAAGGTCATTGGAGCTTCTGGAAAAACAGCTGCTAGAGAGGTTGCAGCAGCCGGATATGCTACAGACCCTAACTATGCAATAAAGCTGATTGACATCATGGACAGGTACAATCTTTATCAATATGACAATCAACTAGAGGGGGAGGATGAAATGTCAGTTGAAGACAAGAAGGAGCTTGCGGATTTAAAAGCAGAGTTACAGGAGCTGAGACGGGCATTGATTGTGCTTGAAGAACATATGACTTTAATGGAAAGCCGCTCTGTTATGCACATCCCTTCTTGGGCAGAGCCTGCCGTAAAAGCAGCTCTTTCAGCGGGACTTCTGGATACACCGGAAGGGGGCAGCTATGACTTTTATCGGATTCTAACTGTTTTGAACCGCGCCGGTCTATTGGTAGAAGTTAAGGAGGGATAA
- a CDS encoding holin: MNNEALNGVLAFASVLAVFVLALVQLVKNTVNLPRNIVPVVGLAIGLLVGVLAYPFTPMDLVLRLWSGGLAGLSATGLFELAFNKRDGTKKDD, translated from the coding sequence ATGAACAATGAAGCTTTAAATGGAGTACTGGCCTTTGCTTCAGTATTGGCGGTGTTCGTACTTGCACTGGTGCAGCTTGTCAAGAATACTGTGAATCTTCCTCGTAATATTGTTCCTGTCGTGGGGCTGGCGATCGGCCTGTTGGTCGGTGTACTGGCTTATCCGTTTACTCCGATGGATCTTGTGCTTCGTCTATGGTCTGGGGGTCTTGCCGGATTATCGGCTACAGGTTTGTTTGAATTAGCTTTCAACAAGCGGGATGGCACCAAAAAGGATGATTAG
- a CDS encoding SOS response-associated peptidase, which produces MCGRYTITVSMEELMYRYLINDSTIIHYAPKYNMAPTQQVPAIIHDGKQNRLGELRWGLVPSWAKDDKIGSKMINARAETLLEKTSFKHLLSTRRCIIPSDGFYEWQQQNSRKQPMRIVLRDGGIFSMAGLYDIWTNAEGKRLSTCTIITTSPNKLMADIHDRMPVILRTEDEEEWLRRDNQEIPALMKLLIPYDADQMRAYPVAAAVGNVRNDTCDLIQELIL; this is translated from the coding sequence ATGTGTGGACGTTACACCATCACTGTCTCCATGGAAGAACTGATGTATAGATATTTAATAAACGACTCCACAATCATCCACTATGCACCGAAATATAATATGGCTCCAACGCAGCAGGTTCCCGCAATTATTCATGACGGCAAGCAGAACCGATTGGGTGAACTCCGCTGGGGTCTGGTCCCTTCTTGGGCTAAGGATGATAAAATTGGCAGTAAGATGATTAACGCCCGTGCGGAAACCCTACTGGAAAAGACATCCTTCAAACATCTCCTAAGCACCCGGCGCTGTATTATTCCATCTGACGGTTTCTACGAATGGCAGCAGCAGAACAGCAGGAAACAACCGATGAGAATTGTCTTGCGGGATGGGGGGATTTTTTCGATGGCTGGACTTTACGATATCTGGACAAACGCGGAGGGCAAGAGATTAAGCACCTGCACCATAATAACCACTTCACCGAACAAGCTTATGGCAGATATCCACGACCGCATGCCGGTTATCCTGCGAACCGAGGATGAGGAAGAATGGCTGAGACGTGATAATCAAGAGATCCCGGCTCTAATGAAGTTATTGATTCCATATGACGCAGATCAAATGCGAGCTTATCCTGTTGCCGCTGCTGTAGGAAATGTACGAAATGATACCTGCGATCTTATTCAGGAGCTCATTTTATAG
- a CDS encoding sporulation protein YjcZ, with product MSEVIGGYGGVGGVGGAFTSTGAILVLFILLVIISRSFLV from the coding sequence ATGAGTGAAGTTATTGGCGGATACGGCGGGGTTGGTGGAGTTGGCGGAGCATTTACATCTACGGGTGCAATTCTGGTTCTCTTCATTTTGCTGGTCATCATCTCGAGATCCTTTCTGGTTTAA
- a CDS encoding YolD-like family protein codes for MRSKKLENIWECSRFMLPEHERRIQYDNRDREMRTKPELDEQEIGSIEQILAKSIEDHSAVTLTLFRPDRDQEYRGIVMSVDRHLMRIKLRWSDEHWDWIPIGDIIKAYV; via the coding sequence GTGAGAAGCAAAAAGCTGGAAAACATTTGGGAGTGTAGCCGATTTATGCTCCCCGAGCATGAACGGCGGATACAGTATGATAACCGAGATCGGGAGATGCGTACGAAACCTGAACTAGACGAACAAGAGATAGGAAGCATTGAGCAGATCTTAGCAAAATCAATAGAGGATCACAGTGCGGTCACCCTAACCTTATTCCGGCCGGACAGGGATCAAGAGTACCGGGGAATTGTAATGTCCGTAGATCGGCATTTAATGAGAATAAAATTGCGTTGGTCTGATGAACATTGGGATTGGATACCCATCGGCGATATTATTAAAGCATATGTATAA
- the rsmD gene encoding 16S rRNA (guanine(966)-N(2))-methyltransferase RsmD → MRVVSGSAKGRPLKSVPGSGTRPTTDKVKEALFSMIGPYFEGGAALDLFAGTGGLGIEALSRGMESAVFVDMEPKSIDTIRANLKATSLESRAEVYRNEAGRALSAMEKRERSFDLVFLDPPYRLKHGDELMCSMAAKGLLQAEALVVLEHESSYAYPEHIPGFYRLRQAVYGETTISIYQYEAAGENVAENGEEDQDESAN, encoded by the coding sequence GTGAGAGTTGTATCGGGCAGTGCCAAGGGAAGACCCTTGAAGAGTGTGCCTGGAAGCGGGACGCGTCCCACGACTGATAAGGTCAAAGAAGCGTTATTTAGTATGATCGGCCCTTATTTTGAGGGTGGAGCAGCACTGGATTTATTCGCCGGTACAGGAGGCCTCGGTATCGAAGCGCTTAGTAGAGGCATGGAAAGCGCAGTATTTGTAGACATGGAACCCAAAAGTATCGACACGATACGTGCCAATCTGAAGGCTACTAGCCTGGAGTCACGCGCGGAAGTGTACCGTAATGAAGCCGGAAGAGCGTTAAGTGCAATGGAGAAACGTGAGCGGTCCTTTGATCTTGTATTTTTGGATCCGCCTTATCGTCTTAAACACGGTGATGAGCTTATGTGCAGTATGGCGGCCAAAGGCTTGCTGCAAGCCGAGGCGTTGGTCGTTCTGGAACATGAATCCAGCTATGCTTATCCTGAGCATATTCCGGGGTTTTACAGGCTGCGGCAGGCAGTATATGGAGAGACAACAATCTCTATTTATCAGTATGAAGCCGCTGGTGAGAATGTAGCTGAAAACGGCGAGGAGGACCAAGATGAGTCTGCAAATTAG
- the coaD gene encoding pantetheine-phosphate adenylyltransferase, translating to MSLQIRKERVAIYPGTFDPVTMGHMDIIHRAAKQFDRLIVAVLNNLSKNPLFSVEERTDLLRQATIDIPNVEIDSFRDLLVNYVRQKDAQVIVRGIRTVTDFEYELQNASINHNLDPDAETIFMMTNPRYSYLSSSVVKEIAHFGGNVNDFVTPEVEQAMKRKFNQNGAGKR from the coding sequence ATGAGTCTGCAAATTAGAAAAGAGCGTGTCGCGATATACCCGGGTACCTTTGATCCGGTAACTATGGGACATATGGATATTATTCATCGAGCAGCTAAGCAATTCGATCGACTGATCGTAGCTGTTCTCAATAATTTAAGCAAAAACCCTTTGTTTTCGGTGGAGGAACGTACAGATTTGCTGCGTCAGGCTACTATAGATATCCCTAATGTGGAAATTGACAGTTTTCGGGATCTGTTGGTCAACTACGTTCGGCAAAAAGATGCTCAAGTGATTGTACGCGGCATCCGCACGGTTACCGACTTTGAATATGAATTGCAAAATGCTTCTATTAATCATAATCTGGACCCGGATGCAGAAACGATATTTATGATGACCAATCCTAGATATTCCTATCTAAGCTCCAGTGTAGTTAAGGAAATTGCTCACTTTGGCGGAAATGTGAATGATTTCGTGACCCCAGAGGTTGAACAGGCCATGAAGCGGAAATTTAATCAAAACGGCGCCGGAAAAAGGTAA
- a CDS encoding nucleoside recognition domain-containing protein — MNVKIRRIASDTAPYLSGAFAILLAIAIVSSPESSFQASLRGLKLWWNLVFPALLPFLILSEMLTASGFTHGLGVMLEPLMRRVFRLPGAGGWTLWMGLTTGFPGGAQGVLQLHKQGSITDKEAGRLAALVHFASPVTLLIVVGVAFLHSPAAGYGLLAIHWLSGLLVGFTVPLLRGSPQAPEQKIYVQSNSPNKKPLYTRVVHAATEARLQDGRSFGKLLGDSVGSSVQNLMIVGGYMIMFAVVISIVQGLLPDLPEILTSGLLEIHLGAHTLSEVSITAPVASAGMFSLALLSAALGWSGLCAHLQVMTVLKSAQIRFLPFAAVRLLHGLYAFILTLVLWRPFMSIQEAVLPTFASPETAQAGWIRFSTVWSSIPSLFGLQFLLMLSLLMLSAVIAAVTFFRRRFD, encoded by the coding sequence ATGAATGTTAAAATACGTAGGATCGCTTCGGACACGGCACCATACCTCTCAGGTGCCTTCGCCATTCTGCTGGCTATAGCCATTGTGTCCAGCCCCGAATCTTCCTTCCAGGCTTCCTTACGAGGCTTGAAGCTGTGGTGGAATTTAGTGTTCCCGGCGTTGCTGCCATTCCTAATTCTATCTGAAATGCTGACAGCATCCGGTTTCACACATGGCTTAGGTGTAATGCTCGAACCCTTAATGCGTCGTGTATTCCGTTTGCCAGGTGCCGGCGGCTGGACCTTATGGATGGGATTAACCACCGGATTCCCGGGAGGTGCTCAGGGGGTGCTTCAGTTGCACAAGCAAGGCAGCATTACGGACAAGGAGGCTGGACGACTGGCAGCACTGGTGCACTTCGCCAGCCCCGTCACACTCCTGATTGTAGTGGGTGTAGCGTTCCTCCACAGTCCCGCAGCAGGATATGGGTTGCTGGCTATACATTGGCTCTCTGGACTGCTTGTAGGCTTTACCGTTCCCCTGTTGAGGGGTTCACCGCAGGCTCCAGAGCAGAAAATCTATGTTCAATCGAATTCACCAAATAAAAAACCACTGTATACACGAGTGGTTCACGCCGCCACTGAAGCCCGCTTGCAGGACGGCCGTAGCTTCGGCAAACTGCTCGGAGATTCTGTAGGTAGCTCTGTGCAGAACTTGATGATTGTAGGCGGATATATGATCATGTTCGCTGTAGTTATCAGCATAGTGCAAGGACTATTGCCGGATCTGCCAGAAATACTAACTTCCGGGCTGCTAGAAATTCATCTTGGTGCCCATACACTAAGTGAGGTTAGTATTACGGCTCCGGTTGCATCAGCAGGAATGTTCAGCTTAGCTTTACTGTCTGCCGCACTCGGTTGGAGCGGACTCTGTGCCCATCTTCAGGTTATGACCGTGCTAAAATCGGCACAAATCCGTTTTCTGCCTTTTGCCGCAGTTCGTCTGTTGCACGGTCTATATGCATTCATATTAACCCTGGTGCTCTGGAGACCCTTCATGTCCATCCAAGAGGCGGTGTTGCCCACCTTTGCAAGTCCTGAGACTGCTCAAGCAGGGTGGATCCGCTTTTCAACGGTATGGAGCTCTATTCCGAGTCTGTTCGGATTGCAATTCCTGCTTATGCTGTCGCTGTTAATGCTCTCGGCGGTTATAGCTGCAGTTACCTTTTTCCGGCGCCGTTTTGATTAA
- a CDS encoding SepM family pheromone-processing serine protease, with protein sequence MKQMRQRTGFRTTVYLFTLIVLTYVFVFMGTPYIVYQPGSASEVAPMIKVENGDGDEKGTFMMTTVSASYANVALLVASVFNSNAEVVPKETRLGEKSEEEYAAVQVFNMDSSQSYAVQAAYHAADIPYKNEPDYLFVYSVPMEGNRDQFQPGDRITSVAGHSMPDSEALTSLLAAKSIGDKVTVTLLRDGKKRTEEVQLIEVKDSKDAAGRPGLGVIIAAVQKVVAKESGKKVSFTVRDVGGPSAGLMFTMEIFSQLTPGDLTKGYKVAGTGTIDPEGKVGPIGGVKHKIVAADREKAEIFFVPAGNYKEAKARADKIGTIMKLVSVSTLSDALDYMKSLPVKP encoded by the coding sequence GTGAAACAGATGAGACAGCGGACTGGTTTTCGCACCACAGTATACTTGTTTACGCTAATTGTGCTTACTTATGTATTTGTGTTTATGGGAACGCCATATATTGTATATCAACCCGGAAGCGCATCAGAAGTAGCCCCTATGATTAAGGTGGAAAACGGGGATGGTGATGAAAAAGGGACATTCATGATGACTACGGTGTCCGCCAGCTACGCTAATGTCGCCCTGTTAGTTGCTTCTGTGTTTAATTCCAATGCGGAAGTTGTCCCAAAAGAGACAAGACTAGGAGAGAAAAGCGAGGAAGAGTATGCAGCCGTCCAAGTTTTTAACATGGACAGTTCTCAATCCTATGCTGTGCAGGCAGCTTACCATGCTGCGGACATTCCTTATAAGAATGAGCCGGATTATTTATTTGTTTACTCAGTCCCTATGGAGGGGAATCGTGATCAATTTCAGCCGGGAGACAGAATTACCAGTGTGGCCGGTCACAGCATGCCGGATTCGGAAGCTTTGACCTCGCTGCTGGCTGCCAAAAGTATCGGGGATAAGGTTACTGTTACTTTGCTGCGGGACGGTAAAAAACGGACAGAGGAAGTCCAGTTAATTGAAGTTAAGGACAGTAAAGATGCCGCAGGGCGTCCGGGACTTGGGGTCATCATCGCAGCTGTACAGAAGGTGGTAGCGAAGGAATCCGGCAAAAAGGTCAGCTTCACAGTAAGGGATGTAGGCGGACCTTCAGCAGGGTTAATGTTTACTATGGAAATCTTTAGCCAGCTAACCCCCGGGGATTTGACAAAAGGGTACAAGGTAGCAGGCACAGGTACCATTGATCCGGAGGGCAAAGTGGGTCCTATCGGGGGAGTGAAGCATAAAATTGTGGCTGCAGATCGTGAAAAAGCGGAAATTTTCTTTGTACCTGCTGGCAACTATAAGGAAGCTAAGGCAAGGGCAGATAAAATCGGTACCATAATGAAGCTGGTTTCTGTATCCACATTGAGCGATGCGCTGGATTATATGAAAAGCCTACCGGTCAAACCCTGA
- a CDS encoding nucleotidyltransferase family protein produces MTTLGIIAEYNPLHNGHVHHFTESKKRAGAECSIVIMSGPFTQRGEPAAVSKYARTEMALHMGADVVIELPVAYAVQPAEWFAFGAVSLLEATGVVDSLCFGSEAGALEQLLPLAEYLAEESSELQSAIRHRLSLGESFPAAFSAAAASMWSEDLRGKPQNQMSSPLGDSEAANPIESTGADSIGELIRQPNNSLGLHYLIALRRLHSQIKPLTVPRTGAGFHDPLQTDSAIASATAIRSLLQEGGTPASYMPDYSLRIMEREKAAGRGPVTLESFSTTLRHLLSTHTSAELETYQDMNEGLENRLLRVMTELEHFSVSSLLDVLKSKRYTRTRLQRMLVHALLNHPKNELSPSILGQGPGYIRVLGFRESGRPLLKRMKKSATLPIVMRPALCSHPQLVRDLQASAAYAGAFRSPLRSDLYRDYLEPPVRV; encoded by the coding sequence GTGACCACTCTAGGAATTATAGCAGAATATAATCCTTTACATAACGGGCATGTCCATCATTTCACGGAATCCAAAAAACGGGCCGGCGCAGAATGCAGCATCGTCATCATGAGCGGCCCTTTCACACAGCGTGGTGAACCGGCCGCGGTAAGCAAGTATGCCCGAACTGAAATGGCGCTTCACATGGGGGCTGACGTCGTCATCGAGCTTCCCGTGGCTTACGCCGTACAACCTGCTGAATGGTTCGCATTCGGTGCCGTTTCACTGTTGGAAGCAACGGGTGTCGTAGACAGCCTTTGTTTTGGCTCCGAAGCCGGGGCATTAGAGCAGTTGCTACCTTTAGCCGAGTATCTCGCTGAAGAAAGCAGTGAGCTGCAGAGTGCCATTCGCCACCGATTATCACTCGGCGAGAGTTTCCCAGCCGCTTTTAGTGCTGCAGCCGCTTCTATGTGGAGTGAGGATCTCCGTGGGAAGCCTCAGAACCAGATGAGCAGCCCATTAGGCGACTCTGAAGCCGCCAACCCTATAGAGTCAACTGGGGCAGATTCTATAGGCGAGTTAATTCGTCAGCCAAATAACAGCTTAGGGCTCCATTACCTCATCGCCCTGCGTCGGCTTCACAGTCAGATTAAACCTTTGACCGTACCACGCACAGGTGCCGGATTCCACGACCCCTTGCAGACAGATTCCGCTATTGCCAGTGCGACTGCAATCCGTTCACTGCTTCAGGAAGGGGGTACTCCCGCCTCCTACATGCCGGATTACAGCTTACGCATCATGGAACGGGAAAAAGCCGCCGGACGCGGCCCCGTCACTCTGGAGAGCTTCTCCACAACGCTGCGCCACCTACTCTCCACACATACCTCTGCGGAACTGGAGACTTATCAGGATATGAATGAGGGACTGGAGAACAGACTACTGCGTGTTATGACTGAGCTTGAACACTTCAGTGTGTCCAGTCTGCTGGATGTTCTAAAGAGTAAACGCTACACAAGAACACGGCTTCAGCGTATGCTGGTGCATGCGCTGCTGAATCATCCTAAAAATGAATTGTCCCCTTCTATTCTGGGACAAGGCCCTGGATATATCCGCGTGCTTGGTTTTAGAGAGAGCGGTAGGCCGCTTTTGAAAAGGATGAAAAAAAGCGCCACCCTCCCGATTGTAATGCGGCCTGCACTTTGTTCTCATCCCCAGCTAGTACGCGACCTGCAGGCCTCAGCCGCATATGCCGGCGCCTTTCGGTCTCCGCTGCGGAGCGATTTGTACCGCGATTATTTAGAGCCTCCGGTCAGGGTTTGA
- a CDS encoding YceD family protein yields MEIHFRKLANADEPLQIHEAVDVSKVVKGRKDILAVGPLSVDLKALPAGTDCVNVVGKLSGDVDMLCSRCLNEVKSVLNIPFAETFKWLKQPVLPEDEDDELIYIKDESVDLIPYVEENFVLHLPDAVLCKADCLGLCQKCGQNLNEGTCSCDNTVIDPRLAGLKNFFK; encoded by the coding sequence ATGGAAATTCACTTTCGCAAATTAGCGAATGCCGACGAGCCTTTACAGATCCATGAGGCTGTGGATGTTAGTAAGGTTGTCAAAGGGCGCAAGGATATTCTGGCTGTTGGACCGCTCTCAGTGGATCTTAAAGCGCTGCCCGCGGGTACCGATTGTGTGAACGTGGTGGGGAAACTGAGTGGAGATGTGGACATGTTATGTTCACGCTGTCTCAATGAGGTCAAGAGTGTTTTGAACATTCCTTTCGCTGAGACTTTCAAGTGGCTTAAGCAGCCGGTTCTTCCAGAAGATGAAGATGATGAACTCATTTACATCAAGGATGAGAGTGTGGACCTTATCCCGTACGTGGAAGAAAATTTCGTACTGCACTTACCGGATGCGGTATTGTGCAAGGCAGACTGTCTTGGTCTTTGTCAGAAATGCGGACAGAACTTGAACGAAGGCACCTGCAGTTGCGACAACACAGTGATCGATCCTCGACTTGCTGGGTTGAAAAACTTTTTCAAATGA
- the rpmF gene encoding 50S ribosomal protein L32, translating to MAVPQRRTSKTRRDKRRTHFKLVVPGMVKCEQCGELKLAHHVCKVCGTYKAREIIKQ from the coding sequence ATGGCAGTACCTCAACGGAGAACGTCCAAGACTCGCCGTGACAAACGTCGCACCCACTTTAAGTTGGTTGTGCCGGGCATGGTGAAATGTGAACAATGCGGAGAGCTTAAATTGGCTCACCACGTATGCAAAGTTTGCGGAACTTACAAAGCAAGAGAAATCATCAAACAATAG
- the fapR gene encoding transcription factor FapR, which translates to MSKKERQQHLLLIIEGNPFVTDRELTRQLKVSIQTIRLDRMELGIPELRERMKQMAEHSYDQVRSLPADEVVGDIVDLQLDKSGISIFEMREEHVFSRNGIARGHYVFAQANSLAVAVIDAEIALTASADIRFVRMVRLGEKCISKAYVRTLAGRKGKAEVDVFTYVGEEMVFQGHFIVYRSAIEEYSEGGERSADRH; encoded by the coding sequence GTGTCCAAAAAAGAGCGTCAGCAGCATCTGCTGCTTATCATTGAGGGTAATCCTTTTGTTACGGATCGTGAGTTGACCCGGCAGCTGAAGGTCAGTATTCAGACGATTCGGTTGGATCGGATGGAGCTTGGCATTCCAGAGCTGCGTGAGCGTATGAAACAAATGGCGGAGCATTCCTATGATCAGGTACGTTCCCTTCCAGCAGATGAAGTTGTTGGTGATATAGTAGATTTACAGCTCGACAAGAGCGGGATATCCATATTTGAAATGCGTGAGGAGCATGTATTCTCCAGAAACGGTATTGCCCGGGGGCACTATGTGTTCGCTCAAGCCAATTCGCTTGCGGTAGCCGTGATCGACGCTGAGATTGCTCTGACGGCTTCTGCCGACATTCGTTTCGTACGTATGGTCCGTCTGGGAGAGAAGTGCATCTCCAAAGCCTATGTCCGCACACTTGCGGGCCGTAAAGGTAAGGCGGAGGTAGACGTATTTACATATGTTGGGGAAGAAATGGTTTTTCAGGGCCACTTTATAGTCTATCGGTCCGCAATAGAAGAATACAGCGAAGGGGGAGAGCGAAGTGCGGATCGCCATTGA
- the plsX gene encoding phosphate acyltransferase PlsX, with protein MRIAIDAMGGDNAPECNVEGALSAAAEWKDTEIVLVGDEARLEPLLKNKPSNVTVRHAGDVISSDEEPVKAVRRKKDSSMVVAGRMVREGEADAMISSGNTGALMTTGLLIVGRMEGIERPALAPMIPTLDDVGVLALDLGANMDAKPQHLAQYALMGSIYRNKVHGIAKPRVGLLNVGTEPGKGNELTKEAYPLLEALPGIHFVGNVEARDVLTGNCDVLVCDGFAGNILLKTLEGTAGAMFALLKEQFSMSLKTKLGAAMLMPQLRALKGKMDYKEHGGAPLLGLSGLVVKGHGSSDGNAVKNAVRQARIALQANLVASISKEISGK; from the coding sequence GTGCGGATCGCCATTGATGCCATGGGCGGGGACAACGCTCCTGAATGCAACGTAGAGGGTGCGTTGTCCGCGGCCGCGGAATGGAAAGATACAGAAATCGTGCTCGTCGGTGACGAAGCAAGATTAGAGCCGCTTCTGAAGAATAAACCGTCCAATGTGACGGTGCGCCATGCAGGAGATGTTATAAGTTCCGATGAAGAACCTGTAAAGGCAGTACGTCGTAAGAAGGATTCATCCATGGTTGTCGCCGGACGAATGGTACGTGAAGGTGAAGCGGATGCGATGATATCCTCCGGTAATACAGGCGCCCTGATGACAACGGGATTACTTATTGTCGGAAGAATGGAAGGGATAGAGCGTCCGGCTCTGGCCCCGATGATTCCGACACTGGATGACGTAGGTGTGCTGGCACTTGATCTGGGTGCTAATATGGATGCAAAGCCGCAGCACTTGGCACAATATGCGCTGATGGGCAGCATCTACCGTAATAAAGTGCATGGCATAGCCAAACCCCGTGTGGGATTGCTTAACGTAGGTACGGAGCCTGGTAAGGGCAACGAGCTGACTAAGGAAGCTTACCCGCTTCTGGAAGCTTTACCTGGTATTCATTTTGTCGGTAATGTAGAAGCTCGGGATGTACTGACGGGTAACTGCGATGTATTGGTGTGTGACGGCTTCGCAGGCAACATTCTGCTTAAGACGCTAGAAGGTACCGCGGGAGCCATGTTTGCTTTGCTGAAAGAACAATTCAGTATGTCGCTTAAGACCAAACTTGGTGCAGCAATGCTTATGCCTCAACTAAGAGCTTTAAAAGGTAAGATGGATTACAAAGAGCATGGAGGAGCGCCACTGCTGGGGCTTAGCGGTTTGGTAGTGAAGGGTCACGGTTCCTCAGACGGCAATGCCGTTAAAAATGCAGTCAGACAAGCGCGAATTGCGCTTCAAGCCAATCTGGTAGCAAGCATATCCAAGGAAATTAGCGGGAAGTGA
- a CDS encoding beta-ketoacyl-ACP synthase III — protein sequence MKRQLLPVGIIGTGKYVPERILTNADLEKMVDTNDEWIVSRTGIRERHIAAPHEATSDLCYEASLKALESAGMKPEDLDLIIVATVTPDSTVPSTACILQDKLGAKGAAAFDLSAACSGFVYGLATAVGFIQNGMYKNALIIGADTLSRITDYTDRNTCVLFGDGAGAVIIGEVPEGRGFQSFDLGAEGAGGNLLKVEAGGSRLPASQETVEGKKHYINMNGTEVFKFAVRVMGTATEKVLTKAGIGKEDIDLFVPHQANIRIIQSAMQRLNLSPDKCVINVDKYANTSAASIPLALVEASEQGRMKEGDTILMVGFGGGLTWGATVLIW from the coding sequence ATGAAACGACAATTACTGCCGGTTGGAATCATCGGTACAGGCAAATACGTGCCTGAGAGAATTTTAACCAATGCGGATCTAGAAAAAATGGTAGATACAAATGATGAATGGATCGTAAGCCGAACCGGTATTCGGGAGCGCCATATCGCTGCTCCACATGAAGCAACCTCTGATCTTTGTTATGAGGCTTCGCTCAAAGCGTTGGAGTCTGCAGGTATGAAACCTGAGGACTTGGATCTTATTATTGTGGCAACAGTTACACCTGATAGTACGGTACCTTCTACAGCCTGTATCCTGCAGGATAAGTTGGGAGCGAAAGGTGCTGCTGCGTTTGACTTGTCCGCGGCCTGTTCGGGCTTTGTATACGGTCTGGCGACGGCAGTTGGCTTCATTCAGAACGGCATGTACAAAAACGCGCTAATCATTGGTGCGGACACTTTGTCACGTATTACTGACTACACCGACCGTAACACCTGTGTGTTGTTCGGTGACGGTGCTGGTGCTGTCATCATTGGTGAAGTGCCTGAAGGACGTGGATTTCAGTCCTTTGACCTTGGAGCTGAAGGTGCTGGCGGCAACCTCCTGAAGGTAGAAGCCGGAGGTTCACGTCTCCCTGCTTCTCAGGAGACTGTTGAAGGGAAGAAGCATTACATAAACATGAACGGAACCGAAGTATTTAAGTTCGCAGTTCGGGTTATGGGTACAGCAACCGAGAAAGTGCTTACGAAAGCGGGTATCGGTAAAGAAGATATTGATCTGTTTGTACCTCACCAAGCGAACATTCGTATTATTCAATCCGCTATGCAGCGGCTTAATCTTTCTCCGGATAAATGCGTAATCAATGTGGACAAATACGCCAACACTTCGGCAGCTTCCATTCCGCTTGCACTGGTTGAAGCTTCGGAACAGGGTCGCATGAAGGAAGGCGACACCATTCTAATGGTAGGCTTCGGCGGTGGACTCACTTGGGGTGCCACTGTACTGATCTGGTAG